The following proteins are encoded in a genomic region of Bernardetia sp. MNP-M8:
- a CDS encoding DUF1800 domain-containing protein, whose product MKSTLQKIQHLYWRAEFGILPKDIEMLNTTKNIESAVEQIFQRAKSIHKFSNDFDMPSLSEMKDMDKKDKKKLRKAARQDVRELNVEWIEQMANPQKGTLREKMTFFWHGHFACELKNPLFAVQQINTIKKHALGNFKDLVLAIAKDAAMILYLNNQQNKKQSPNESFARELMELFTIGRGNYTENDVKEGARAFTGWSTNRLTGEFQFRERQHDEGKKTFMGKTGNFDGTDIIDIILSKKETAHFIATKIYHFFVNENNINSKQVDELTDVFFNSEYDIEKTMKHLFSQDWFYDDKHIGSKIKSPVEFLVGIMRTLDLDFKNEDGILFTQKALGQILFRPPNVAGWQGGKAWIDNATLLVRLNYAGYIFNQAEVEIDIKDEPETRKIRVGRKIDVSANLNPLIKSFQKIDSKDLAKELSDFLIQIPSDSKKELDKILQKIAFEKYANAATNQNEKIKAWTVSILSLPEYQMC is encoded by the coding sequence ATGAAATCAACTCTTCAAAAGATACAGCATTTATATTGGCGTGCCGAATTTGGTATTTTACCAAAAGATATAGAAATGCTAAATACTACAAAAAATATAGAATCTGCCGTCGAACAGATTTTTCAGCGTGCAAAATCTATTCATAAATTTTCTAATGATTTTGATATGCCTTCGCTTTCTGAAATGAAAGACATGGATAAAAAAGACAAAAAAAAACTTCGAAAAGCAGCAAGACAAGATGTAAGAGAACTTAATGTAGAATGGATAGAACAAATGGCAAATCCACAAAAAGGAACATTACGTGAAAAAATGACTTTCTTCTGGCACGGACATTTTGCTTGTGAACTCAAAAATCCACTTTTTGCTGTTCAGCAAATCAATACTATCAAAAAACATGCACTAGGAAACTTTAAAGACCTTGTTTTGGCAATCGCTAAAGATGCTGCTATGATTTTGTATTTGAATAATCAACAAAATAAAAAACAAAGCCCAAATGAAAGTTTTGCTCGTGAACTTATGGAACTCTTTACCATTGGAAGAGGAAATTATACCGAAAATGATGTAAAAGAAGGTGCGAGAGCATTTACAGGTTGGTCTACAAATCGTCTGACAGGAGAATTCCAGTTTAGAGAGCGACAGCACGACGAAGGAAAGAAAACATTTATGGGAAAAACAGGGAATTTTGATGGAACTGATATTATCGATATTATTCTTTCCAAAAAAGAAACAGCTCATTTTATTGCAACCAAAATCTATCACTTTTTTGTCAATGAAAACAATATCAATTCTAAACAAGTAGATGAATTAACAGATGTTTTTTTCAATTCAGAATACGATATTGAAAAAACAATGAAGCATTTGTTTTCTCAAGATTGGTTTTATGATGATAAGCATATTGGCTCAAAAATAAAATCACCTGTTGAGTTTTTGGTAGGAATAATGAGAACTTTAGACCTTGATTTTAAGAATGAAGATGGAATTTTGTTTACTCAGAAAGCACTTGGACAAATTCTTTTCCGTCCTCCCAATGTAGCTGGTTGGCAAGGTGGAAAAGCATGGATTGACAATGCAACTTTGCTAGTTCGTCTCAACTATGCAGGTTACATTTTTAATCAAGCCGAAGTAGAAATTGATATAAAAGATGAACCTGAAACAAGAAAAATAAGGGTAGGAAGAAAAATTGATGTTTCGGCAAATCTAAATCCACTTATCAAATCATTTCAAAAAATAGATTCAAAAGATTTAGCAAAAGAACTCTCTGATTTTTTGATACAAATTCCTTCTGACTCCAAAAAGGAATTAGATAAAATATTACAAAAAATAGCTTTTGAAAAGTATGCGAATGCAGCAACTAATCAGAACGAAAAAATAAAAGCATGGACAGTTTCAATTCTTAGTTTACCAGAATATCAAATGTGTTAG